Part of the Pseudodesulfovibrio hydrargyri genome is shown below.
CGCCGTCCATGTTCGCGGGCAGGATGATTCCGTGCCAGTGGATGGAACTGTCCTCGGCCAGGTTGTTGGTCACGTTGAGCGAGACCGTGTCGCCCTCGCGCCAGCGCAGGGTCGGAGCCGGGACCGAGCCGTTGACGGCCGTGGCCATGCACCGGGTGCCGGTGAAGTTGACCGGCGTGGGGGCCAGGGTCAGGTCGAAGCGCTTGCCCTTGAGCACGGGCGACTGCGCGGCCGTGCCGGTGGAGGCGAAGAGGGCGGCCGGGAACCCTCCCAGGCCGAGCATCGCGCCGCCCACGGCCAGGCCGGTGACGAAACGGCGTCGGGAGATGCGCGGCGACGGAACGATTGGATGAGATTGCTGGGGCTTCATGCGGATTCTCTGTTTTTGGTTCAAGCCATTGGATATATAAATCCGCCGGGTGTGTCGAGCGCTCCCCTGTTTCGGGCCGCATTGCGGTCGCTGGTGCGAGTCATAAGGGACATCGGTATTTCTTGACCGGGATCGTTTTTTGTGTTGACAGGTCAAAACGGCGTGGCTAGTTAATAAGTGACCATTTACTTATAAACGGAGACGACATGGCTCGACCGGTAGTGAAAAAGCAGGACATTGAAGACGCGGCGATCCGCCTGTTCGCCACCAAGGGGCTGGCCCAGACCACGGTCAAGGACATCGCGTCCGAGGCCGGGGTGACCGAAGGGGCCCTGTACCGGCACTATCCGGGCAAGAACGCAATGGCCTGGCAGCTGTTCTGCCGCGAGCTCGAGAAGTTCTCGGGCGAACTGGGCAGGCGGATGTTCGAGCCGGGCGCCCCCCTGGCCGAGCGGTTGGAGGCGAGCATCCGGTTCATCTTCGAATATTACGCCCAATACCCCGTGCAGTTCGCCTTCATCCTGCTGACCCAGCACGGGTTCCCGGAGGAGCGCATCCTGGATGTGGTCACGAACCCCAACGACATGGTCGAGCGGTTTGTGGCCGAGGCGGTGAACGCGGGCGACATCCCGGCAATGGACAGGACGCTCGGCTCCGGCCTGCTTCTGGGCCTGGTCCTTCAGGTCATGGTCATGCACCGCTACGATCGGATCAAGATCGACGCGACGGTGGTCGGCGAAGTGGTCGGGGCGGCCAAGCGCGTCCTGATGATCGACTGATTTTCCGGCGCCCGTCACAAGTGGCGGGCGCTTTTTTTAAGATAGTTAATAAGTGAGCATTTACGTACAAAAAGAGAGAGGGAACATGAACAGGGCAGTGAAAACAGCGGCGAGCGGAGTCCGGCGGGGACGGGAAATCCCGGTATCTGGGCGAGTTTATGCATATTGTTGCGCCGAAGGTTTTGCCGTACGGTCCATCCTCTCCGACTCAACCCCTGCGCCCCTCAAGCGCGCATAACAGGAGCGTCCCATGCGATCTTTGCTGAAGATACAAGGTTTTACCCCGTACATCCTGGTGGTTCTGCTCAACGCCATGACCGACCTCGGCCACAAGATCATCATCCAGAACACGGTCTTCAAGAGTTTCGACGGGTCCCAGCAGATCGCCCTGACCGCCGTGGTCAACGCGCTGATCCTGCTGCCCTTCATCCTGATGTTCACCCCGTCCGCGTTCATCTCGGACCGGTTCGCCAAGAACAAGGTCATCAAGATATGCGCGGCCGCGTCCATCCCGTTGACCATGCTCATCGTGGTCTGCTACCACGCCGGGCTGTTCTGGCCCGCCTTCGGCCTGACCTTCCTGCTGGCCGCCCAGAGCGCCGTCTACTCCCCGGCCAAGTACGGCTACATCAAGGAGATGACCGGCAACGACC
Proteins encoded:
- a CDS encoding TetR/AcrR family transcriptional regulator encodes the protein MARPVVKKQDIEDAAIRLFATKGLAQTTVKDIASEAGVTEGALYRHYPGKNAMAWQLFCRELEKFSGELGRRMFEPGAPLAERLEASIRFIFEYYAQYPVQFAFILLTQHGFPEERILDVVTNPNDMVERFVAEAVNAGDIPAMDRTLGSGLLLGLVLQVMVMHRYDRIKIDATVVGEVVGAAKRVLMID